In one window of Vibrio sp. JC009 DNA:
- a CDS encoding phage tail protein: protein MAGRSISGNRALINSEFLQQYASFEKELPKIVQRAARLTNEWLAAITMTELGYELQIDNKSLRSRFRIYKNGRMSKLWIGLNEIGVHRLGRPVQNRLGVRVGDRFYEGAFISPMESDELLVFRRTGKSRSSIELVTEDISEDTEEIINNYLPDINRKFEEFFVREFRSIYQKAA from the coding sequence ATGGCTGGTCGGAGTATTAGTGGTAATCGTGCGCTGATTAACAGCGAGTTTTTGCAGCAATATGCCAGTTTTGAAAAGGAGTTGCCGAAAATAGTCCAACGGGCAGCTCGTCTTACTAATGAATGGCTGGCAGCAATCACAATGACGGAACTGGGTTATGAACTGCAGATCGACAACAAAAGCCTGCGCTCCCGTTTCCGTATCTATAAGAACGGCAGGATGTCCAAGCTGTGGATCGGCCTGAATGAGATTGGAGTTCACCGGTTAGGCCGTCCGGTTCAGAACCGTTTGGGGGTACGGGTGGGTGATCGTTTCTATGAAGGGGCGTTTATTTCACCCATGGAAAGTGATGAGTTGCTGGTGTTCAGGAGAACCGGAAAGAGCCGCAGCAGTATTGAGCTGGTAACGGAAGATATCTCAGAAGATACGGAAGAGATCATCAACAACTACCTGCCGGATATTAACCGCAAATTTGAGGAGTTTTTTGTCCGTGAGTTCAGAAGCATTTATCAAAAAGCCGCGTGA
- a CDS encoding phage baseplate assembly protein V → MEIVKRIRELEYSVSSLTEELEETKRCLSNIIRLGTVSAVHGDTVDISTGNNNPKQIPFFVSSSGRVRHYRPPTVGEQCILINLGAGDNLNQAVALMGLRSDEFPLPTLSENEVMTDYGGGMKEVYNLDSGALVCDYPGGMVLNADLTHLGNTEHTGNLNRTGDTVSTGNIISTGMFNHMGGFAVSGGAAGGGTPTFEGSMKIVGGDIDVDGYSVKLHHHMDAEGRPTSGAKK, encoded by the coding sequence ATGGAGATAGTGAAACGAATCCGGGAGCTTGAGTATTCGGTGAGTTCCCTTACTGAAGAACTGGAAGAAACCAAACGCTGCCTTTCAAACATTATCCGGCTTGGCACGGTATCGGCGGTTCATGGTGATACCGTGGATATCAGCACCGGGAACAACAATCCTAAGCAGATCCCTTTTTTTGTTTCCTCTTCCGGCCGTGTCCGGCACTACCGACCACCAACAGTAGGTGAGCAGTGCATTCTGATTAACCTGGGGGCAGGCGATAACTTAAATCAGGCCGTTGCTCTGATGGGGCTGCGCTCTGATGAGTTTCCGCTGCCGACACTGAGTGAAAATGAGGTGATGACCGATTACGGCGGCGGTATGAAAGAGGTGTATAACCTCGATAGCGGTGCTCTGGTTTGTGATTACCCGGGTGGAATGGTGCTGAACGCAGACCTGACTCATTTGGGTAATACCGAGCATACCGGAAATCTGAACCGGACAGGTGATACCGTTTCAACCGGAAACATTATCAGTACCGGCATGTTTAACCATATGGGTGGTTTTGCCGTTTCTGGTGGTGCAGCTGGCGGTGGTACGCCTACGTTCGAAGGCTCTATGAAGATTGTGGGCGGTGATATTGATGTGGACGGTTACAGCGTGAAGTTGCATCACCACATGGATGCAGAAGGCAGACCAACCAGCGGAGCGAAAAAATGA
- a CDS encoding phage baseplate protein, giving the protein MIGVDPDTGKTVTGLAALACRFQKILTTQVTSRIKRRGFGNRAVERLGKNQTPNEAMIVQNLSIEALTNPVNGVIDYEVKRCQAVMGTNGFKIRVHGQWQGQPFETSVML; this is encoded by the coding sequence ATGATAGGTGTTGATCCTGATACGGGTAAAACCGTTACCGGACTGGCTGCTCTGGCCTGCCGGTTTCAGAAAATTTTAACCACTCAGGTAACCAGCCGGATTAAACGCCGGGGTTTTGGTAACCGGGCGGTAGAACGGCTGGGTAAAAACCAGACTCCGAACGAGGCAATGATAGTTCAGAACCTGTCTATCGAGGCGCTAACCAATCCGGTAAATGGTGTCATTGATTATGAGGTGAAACGCTGTCAGGCCGTTATGGGTACCAACGGATTCAAAATTCGGGTACATGGGCAGTGGCAGGGCCAGCCCTTTGAAACGAGTGTGATGTTATGA
- a CDS encoding baseplate J/gp47 family protein has product MKNAPEAFQVPDFETLLKSYIDYAVEYCAESDEDKARLLRESLENDSELLAQITQAFITKRQAEIREQNYQALQMFRKYVTETDMVDMLAMQYGLKRQVLVPEDDSVYPPIPAVMESDEDLLRRFDLAPYQFHTTGTRLGYKFHSLTLDERPLITIDSQDNVITMRYEFPTDVISNPVKDAEPRMLEPNSGKVEIAVLSRETENGLPSAGLLDRVKRYLTRDDIGQETDEITTKSAVIKNYQIHVDLYTGGDPNHYVTQEQAEEAAWSFAKQMHRLETTIDREEVGHVFYALGAKRAKVVKPAADVVCSWDEAPYCTEVKINVRAE; this is encoded by the coding sequence ATGAAAAATGCACCTGAAGCGTTTCAGGTTCCTGATTTTGAAACGCTGCTGAAAAGTTATATTGATTATGCTGTGGAATATTGCGCTGAGAGTGATGAAGACAAAGCCAGGCTGTTACGGGAGTCGTTAGAAAACGATTCTGAACTATTGGCTCAGATCACTCAGGCCTTTATTACCAAACGCCAGGCTGAAATACGTGAGCAGAATTATCAGGCTCTGCAGATGTTCCGCAAGTATGTTACTGAAACCGATATGGTGGATATGCTGGCAATGCAGTACGGCCTGAAACGTCAGGTTCTGGTACCGGAGGATGATTCGGTTTATCCGCCTATTCCGGCGGTGATGGAGTCGGATGAAGATCTGCTGCGCCGTTTTGATTTGGCGCCCTATCAGTTTCATACAACGGGTACCCGGCTTGGGTATAAGTTCCATTCACTTACTCTGGATGAGCGTCCGCTTATCACCATAGATTCTCAGGATAACGTAATTACCATGCGTTATGAGTTTCCTACTGATGTGATTTCCAATCCTGTTAAGGATGCAGAGCCGCGTATGCTGGAGCCAAACTCCGGAAAGGTGGAGATTGCGGTGCTAAGCCGGGAAACGGAAAACGGTCTTCCAAGTGCCGGTCTTTTGGATCGTGTGAAGCGTTATCTTACCCGTGATGATATCGGTCAGGAGACGGATGAGATAACGACTAAATCCGCGGTTATTAAGAACTATCAGATACATGTTGACCTTTATACAGGCGGTGACCCAAACCACTATGTGACTCAGGAGCAGGCTGAAGAGGCAGCCTGGAGTTTTGCCAAACAGATGCACAGGCTGGAAACCACCATAGACCGTGAAGAAGTCGGCCATGTGTTTTATGCGCTGGGTGCTAAACGGGCCAAGGTGGTTAAGCCAGCTGCAGATGTAGTCTGCAGCTGGGATGAAGCCCCTTATTGTACGGAGGTGAAAATCAATGTCCGTGCAGAGTGA
- a CDS encoding phage tail protein has protein sequence MSVQSEFVSVQPESRSLIEESMEYAWGAIIADLECPYPELKSPALTQDDFVSLLAGERGVMDWQATDTIDQQRTTAERAFQIHEKAGTRGGLKNALDALVFDSVISRGALPYSLDVEAFLLDTPLTEDSSRRVDSRINTYKSERDSIDVNISRQSQATVFVGVTTEQGITMTSEPFVPLGYTSSCLDRIAVYNHIRLISTSEPAIQ, from the coding sequence ATGTCCGTGCAGAGTGAGTTTGTGAGTGTCCAGCCGGAGAGTCGGTCACTAATTGAAGAGTCTATGGAATATGCCTGGGGCGCAATTATCGCTGATCTTGAGTGTCCTTATCCGGAGTTAAAAAGCCCGGCTTTAACGCAGGATGACTTTGTTTCTCTGTTGGCCGGAGAACGCGGGGTTATGGACTGGCAGGCTACGGATACCATTGACCAGCAGAGGACAACGGCTGAGCGGGCGTTTCAGATTCATGAGAAAGCTGGTACTCGTGGTGGTTTGAAAAATGCACTGGATGCGCTTGTGTTTGACTCTGTTATCTCCAGGGGCGCTCTTCCATATTCGTTGGATGTGGAGGCCTTCCTGCTGGATACGCCTTTAACGGAGGATAGCAGCAGGCGGGTAGATTCCCGTATCAATACCTATAAATCGGAGCGGGACAGTATTGATGTGAATATTTCACGTCAGTCTCAGGCTACGGTGTTTGTAGGTGTTACCACAGAACAGGGGATCACTATGACCTCAGAGCCGTTTGTTCCACTCGGTTATACCAGTTCCTGTTTAGACCGCATTGCGGTTTATAACCATATCAGATTAATATCAACATCGGAGCCAGCAATTCAATGA
- a CDS encoding phage tail protein, whose product MSTNQNADRYRTYVTQTGFGLEALANQQGTKVDFAVLVVGDGVLPDDQNPSVQTDLINQVRSYPVTIEVDETDPTIWIARAEIPAEDGGFTINEAGVKVTDANGDLYCYARQPGDYKPMLAEGAAKSYTIRLKFIPGNSSVIEAKIDPSVQFATPADLDNAIKVHESVSQFLPYDPKRVYRCGEVCTTITAGEIAYWQWYSNVESLAGKDPLNLANRHDAWTDNTKPFYWIPYTGEQVGMPFFWLDSASPEWAVMEINADLPIAVYWRLARRYPHLVSGETINTGEIRGEFLRVLDQGRGVDPNRQLGSFALDSIKQGGFNIRNDAGGSPLLSSPHGEVTITSTANNISVVGDGASHTMQYVKIGSGTETAPRSVARPMAIAI is encoded by the coding sequence ATGAGTACAAATCAAAATGCTGACAGATATCGTACCTATGTGACCCAAACAGGTTTTGGCCTGGAGGCACTGGCTAATCAGCAGGGTACAAAAGTAGATTTCGCGGTGCTGGTTGTGGGTGATGGTGTGTTACCTGATGATCAGAACCCTTCAGTACAGACTGACCTGATTAATCAGGTTCGTAGTTATCCGGTCACTATTGAGGTGGATGAAACAGACCCGACTATATGGATTGCCCGGGCTGAGATACCTGCTGAAGATGGTGGGTTTACTATTAATGAGGCAGGGGTGAAGGTGACGGATGCTAATGGTGATTTGTATTGCTATGCCCGTCAGCCTGGGGATTATAAGCCCATGCTGGCTGAGGGTGCGGCTAAGAGCTATACCATTCGCCTGAAGTTTATTCCGGGTAATTCTTCGGTGATTGAGGCCAAGATCGACCCTTCGGTTCAGTTTGCTACACCTGCTGATTTGGATAATGCGATTAAAGTGCATGAGTCGGTTTCACAGTTCCTACCCTATGATCCCAAACGTGTGTATAGGTGTGGTGAGGTATGTACCACCATAACAGCAGGTGAAATAGCGTACTGGCAGTGGTATTCAAATGTTGAATCCCTAGCTGGTAAAGATCCTCTAAACCTCGCTAATCGTCATGATGCGTGGACAGATAATACTAAACCATTTTACTGGATACCCTATACAGGTGAACAGGTTGGTATGCCATTTTTCTGGTTAGATAGCGCTTCTCCTGAATGGGCTGTAATGGAAATTAATGCGGATTTACCTATTGCTGTGTATTGGCGTTTGGCTCGGAGGTATCCACATTTGGTTTCTGGGGAGACTATCAATACAGGTGAAATTCGCGGTGAGTTTTTAAGGGTGCTTGACCAAGGGCGTGGCGTAGATCCAAATAGGCAATTGGGTTCATTTGCATTAGATAGTATTAAACAGGGTGGCTTTAACATTCGAAATGACGCAGGTGGTTCTCCTTTATTAAGTTCACCACACGGAGAGGTAACTATAACGTCTACGGCGAATAATATTTCAGTTGTTGGTGACGGAGCTTCTCATACTATGCAATATGTCAAAATAGGTAGTGGTACTGAAACTGCACCAAGAAGTGTGGCTCGTCCTATGGCAATAGCCATATAA